In Acipenser ruthenus chromosome 16, fAciRut3.2 maternal haplotype, whole genome shotgun sequence, the following proteins share a genomic window:
- the LOC131697829 gene encoding uncharacterized protein LOC131697829, with protein MGENCDQKWSLTNLILVATLPGIALALCVGTVFHCVHYFKKPSGEPEDEEEGKRNLKRQEVRTTSGNTPQENVYHNSIFIPDPEPDVYNKHIDYPPQRMNSQRPQPLDNYRVPQAQQKQDNRPYLPPRNTPPSKPQSFLASQSSQPPGVGRSSSMQYSSRPPQPAPRGNPYQADSENSGDDDYIQPLPSTVMRPIPKGAVPIFPKLESGITSLPPADYRPQQRLPRASTASRPSYQY; from the exons ATGGGGGAAAACTGTGACCAGAAGTGGAGCTTGACAAACCTGATTCTAGTTGCTACACTGCCAGGGATAGCTCTTGCGCTGTGTGTTGGAACTGTCTTTCATTGCGTGCACTACTTTAAGAAGCCTTCGGGGGAGCCAGAGGATGAGGAGGAAGG gAAAAGGAATCTGAAGAGACAGGAAGTCCGTACCACAAGCGGGAACACTCCTCAAGAAAATGTGTACCACAACTCTATATTCATACCTGATCCAGAGCCAGATGTATACAATAAACACATAGATTACCCACCGCAAAGAATG AACTCCCAGCGTCCACAGCCATTGGATAACTACCGAGTCCCCCAAGCCCAGCAAAAGCAAGACAACCGGCCCTATCTACCCCCACGGAACACCCCTCCAAGCAAGCCCCAAAG tTTCCTGGCATCCCAGTCCAGCCAACCTCCTGGTGTGGGCCGCTCCAGCAGTATGCAGTACTCCAGCCGCCCGCCCCAGCCGGCTCCCAGAGGCAACCCCTACCAGGCTGATTCTGAGAACTCAGGGGACGATGACTACATCCAGCCACTGCCTTCCACTGTCATGAGGCCCATACCG AAAGGTGCAGTGCCAATATTCCCCAAACTGGAATCCGGAATCACTAGCCTCCCACCAGCAGACTACAGACCCCAGCAGCGGCTACCGAGGGCAAGCACAGCTTCAAGACCCTCTTACCAGTACTGA
- the LOC117412349 gene encoding zinc finger protein 711-like translates to MDQGGGGLELQSQDLKMPHTMIMQDFVAGMGGMAHIDGDHIVVSVPEAVLVSDVVTDEGITLEAEVIEGPDIEHGDEVTTEGVMLPESVLGAEVAIEEALDHHVLATDLIAEQVRDQVFVADLVSHHHQDGHLHHHVVHESEMVSEEVMVTNSDSETVIQTHEGMPASTVTIKTEDDEDGKSTSEDYLMISLDDVGEKLDIGNTNLKISTEMTQGDCSKEDGYGSEVIKVYIFKAEAEDDVEIGGTEVVTESDFHNGHAVLEPGGVGRLHREKMVYMAVKDSSQEDEDINCAEIADEVYMEVIVGEEEAPSIQESQMDDSNINKTFVPVAWAAAYGNNLDTRLENKNGTATQYLQISDSNSTSRVLKQKARKRKRGETRQCQTAVIIGPDGQPLTVYPCHICGKKFKSRGFLKRHMKNHPDHMFKKKYQCTDCDFTTNKKVSFHNHLESHKLIIKGEKVHEFTEYTRRYREASPLSSNKLILRDKEPKLHKCKYCDYETAEQGLLNRHLLAVHSKNFAHVCVECAKGFRHPSELKKHMRTHTGEKPYQCQHCEFRCADQSNLKTHIKSKHGTDLPYKCGHCPQAFADDKELQKHTEIFQGHKTHQCPHCDHKSTNSSDLKRHIISVHTKDFPHKCEVCEKGFHRPSELKKHSETHKGKKVHQCRHCDFKISDPFTLSRHILSVHTKDLPFKCKRCKRGFRHQNELKKHMKTHSGRKVYQCQYCEYNTTDASGFKRHVISIHTKDYPHRCDYCKKGFRRPSEKNQHIMRHHKDALM, encoded by the exons ATGGACCAAGGAGGTGGGGGGTTGGAACTACAATcgcaggatttaaaaatgccgCACACAATGATCATGCAGGACTTTG TGGCAGGCATGGGTGGCATGGCCCATATTGACGGTGACCACATCGTAGTGTCTGTCCCAGAGGCTGTGCTGGTTTCGGATGTGGTGACTGATGAGGGGATCACCCTGGAGGCTGAGGTGATTGAGGGGCCGGACATTGAGCATGGGGACGAAGTGACCACAGAGGGGGTGATGTTACCCGAGTCTGTGCTGGGGGCAGAGGTGGCCATCGAAGAGGCCCTAGACCACCACGTGTTGGCCACGGACCTGATTGCTGAGCAAGTGAGGGACCAGGTCTTTGTGGCCGACTTGGTATCCCACCATCACCAGGATGGACACTTGCACCACCATGTAGTGCATGAATCTGAGATGGTCTCTGAGGAGGTGATGGTTACAAATTCAGATTCAGAGACAGTGATCCAAACACATGAGGGAATGCCAGCTTCCACCGTCACCATCAAAACTGAGGATGATGAGGACGGCAAGAGCACGTCTGAGGACTACCTGATGATCTCCT TGGATGATGTAGGGGAGAAGCTTGATATTGGAAACACAAACTTGAAGATAAGCACTGAGATGACGCAGGGCGATTGTTCGAAAGAAGACGGCTATGGTTCAGAGGTcatcaaagtatatatttttaaggcTGAAGCTGAAGATGATGTGGAAATAG GTGGAACAGAGGTTGTGACAGAAAGTGATTTCCACAATGGGCATGCAGTGCTGGAGCCAGGGGGAGTGGGGAGGCTTCACAGAGAGAAGATGGTTTACATGGCGGTCAAAGACTCCTCTCAGGAAGATGAAGATATCA ACTGTGCAGAGATTGCAGATGAGGTTTACATGGAGGTGATCGTGGGAGAGGAGGAGGCTCCTTCCATCCAAGAGTCTCAGATGGATGATTCCAACATCAACAAGACGTTTGTCCCTGTGGCCTGGGCGGCTGCTTATG GTAACAACCTGGACACCAGGCTAGAAAACAAAAATGGTACTGCCACCCAGTATCTACAGATTAGCGACAGCAACAGCACCAGCCGGGTGCTGAAACAGAAGGCCAGGAAAAGGAAGAGGGGAGAGACCCGGCAGTGCCAAACAG CTGTGATCATTGGTCCGGATGGGCAGCCCTTGACAGTGTATCCCTGCCACATCTGTGGAAAAAAGTTCAAATCTCGGGGTTTCCTGAAACGGCATATGAAAAACCATCCGGACCACATGTTCAAGAAAAAGTACCAGTGCACGGACTGCGACTTCACGACAAACAAGAAGGTCAGCTTTCACAACCACCTGGAGAGTCACAAGCTGATCATTAAGGGAGAGAAGGTCCATGAGTTCACGGAGTACACCCGGCGCTATCGGGAGGCCAGTCCCCTGAGCTCCAACAAACTCATCCTACGTGATAAGGAGCCTAAGTTGCATAAGTGCAAGTACTGCGACTATGAAACTGCCGAGCAGGGCCTGCTAAACCGCCATCTCCTGGCCGTCCACAGCAAAAACTTTGCTCATGTCTGTGTGGAATGTGCCAAAGGCTTCCGTCACCCTTCTGAGCTGAAGAAGCATATGAGGACACACACGGGTGAGAAGCCGTACCAGTGCCAGCACTGCGAGTTCCGCTGTGCTGACCAGTCCAACCTAAAGACTCACATCAAGAGCAAGCATGGCACTGATCTGCCCTACAAGTGTGGCCACTGCCCACAGGCCTTTGCTGATGACAAGGAGctccagaaacacacagagatcttTCAGGGCCACAAAACTCACCAGTGTCCACACTGTGACCACAAGAGCACCAACTCCAGTGACCTGAAAAGGCACATTATTTCTGTTCACACCAAGGACTTCCCACACAAGTGTGAAGTGTGTGAAAAGGGCTTTCACCGGCCCTCAGAGCTCAAGAAGCACTCAGAGACACACAAGGGCAAGAAGGTCCATCAGTGCAGGCACTGCGACTTCAAAATCTCGGACCCTTTCACGCTTAGTCGCCACATCCTGTCGGTCCACACCAAGGACCTCCCGTTCAAATGCAAACGGTGCAAAAGGGGCTTCCGGCATCAGAATGAACTCAAGAAGCACATGAAGACCCACAGTGGCAGGAAAGTCTATCAGTGCCAGTATTGCGAGTATAACACTACGGACGCATCAGGCTTTAAACGACATGTCATATCTATTCACACCAAGGACTATCCCCACAGGTGCGACTACTGCAAGAAGGGTTTCCGGCGGCCCTCGGAAAAGAATCAGCATATAATGCGACACCACAAAGACGCTCTAATGTAA
- the LOC131697828 gene encoding MICOS complex subunit MIC27-like → MKGLHKMQQKRKLIYLLICLAPEEFCPSCRPVVSLTLEWEGLTMSAKAVKLAAIPAVLGLASFRVYAVKEGKHNGSITPEQLSIYSPPTVKLKYVEEQPGRLQGGFSVVRETIHPFVQRVKGAYASVRNGATNAVHFGQDTYIYLKDPPPGFLPRVSVISVSGLAGLILARNGSRFKKVMLPLGLAAVGTSVCYPAQAVAAVKVSGKKVYAVGHWANGAVSSLWKPSPAKEAHAKLQSHESASVPVKVPNPDVVKGFDTPEANAVPMPEVVPHVPEAVPDHTIETEVLSAEEAAPQDNLPASEPVDAALLEPAPVLNAVPAELPPAFPDLSEKPKFSPDPRLLDHGQSNPEDSDMYSTRS, encoded by the exons ATGAAAGGACTTCATAAAATGCAGCAGAAACgaaagcttatttatttattaatttgtttagcCCCCGAAGAATTTTGTCCTTCGTGTCGGCCGGTAGTGAGTCTGACGTTGGAGTGGGAGGGACTGACCATGTCTGCCAAG GCTGTGAAGCTGGCAGCAATCCCAGCAGTGCTGGGGTTAGCATCCTTTCGGGTGTATGCGGTGAAGGAGGGAAAACACAATGGGAGCATCACACCTGAACAG CTCTCCATTTACTCCCCTCCGACTGTGAAGCTGAAGTATGTGGAGGAGCAGCCAGGTCGCCTGCAGGGTGGTTTTTCAGTGGTGAGGGAGACGATCCACCCCTTTGTCCAGAGGGTGAAG GGTGCCTATGCATCTGTCAGAAATGGAGCCACGAATGCTGTCCATTTTGGACAAG aTACCTACATATACCTGAAGGACCCACCTCCTGGCTTTCTACCCAGAGTCAGTGTGATTTCAGTGTCTGGATTGGCTGGCCTGATCCTAGCAAGGAATG GGTCCCGGTTTAAGAAGGTGATGCTTCCATTGGGTCTTGCAGCTGTCGGAACATCTGTTTGTTACCCAGCACAGGCTGTGGCAGCTGTCAAG GTCAGTGGGAAGAAGGTTTATGCTGTCGGTCACTGGGCCAATGGCGCAGTCAGTTCACTTTGGAAACCAAGTCCTGCTAAAGAAGCCCACGCCAAGCTACAGAGTCATGAG TCTGCTTCAGTCCCTGTGAAAGTGCCCAACCCTGATGTAGTTAAAGGCTTCGACACCCCAGAGGCCAATGCTGTTCCCATGCCAGAGGTAGTCCCACATGTTCCTGAGGCTGTGCCAGATCATACCATTGAGACTGAAGTACTTTCAGCAGAGGAGGCAGCTCCACAAGACAACTTACCTGCTTCTGAGCCTGTTGATGCTGCTTTGCTTGAACCTGCTCCTGTCCTCAACGCTGTGCCTGCTGAACTACCTCCTGCCTTTCCAGATCTTTCAGAGAAGCCCAAGTTCAGCCCTGACCCCCGCTTACTGGACCATGGGCAGTCGAACCCAGAAGATTCTGATATGTATAGCACCCGTAGCTGA